The Malus domestica chromosome 10, GDT2T_hap1 nucleotide sequence taATCCCTTTTTCTTTACGGTCTTTTGATTCAAAGCTGGGGCTTTGAATTCAAAGCTAGGTTACcttaggaattagggttttggtttcgAAGCTAGGGCTTTGAATCAAGGCTAGGTTATTCTTAAACcttaggaattagggttttggtttcaAAGCTAGGGCTTTGATTAAAGCTAGGTTATTTCTTAAACcttaggaattagggttttggtttcaAATCTAGGGCTTGCGTAAAAATCAAAACTGTGTGCATATCAATTGACTAGCTGGCTTAATATTAACCTTCTTGTTCTAATTCTGATTTGGGATTTGTTCTCTGGCACTCTAGCTTTGAATCTCTCGTGCTCGTGTTCTTCTAGTGTCCTTGAAATATATTGAGATCGACAATGATGTGTTACTACCAACGAAGAAAAAGGCCGACACAAGTATCGTCAGAGCTTCCTTTTGAAATTATCAGTGAGATTTTGAGTTGGCTTCCTGTATTGTCTTTGTTGAAATTCAAGTGCGTGTGCAAGCAATGGTTTTTGTTGCTTCAAGACTACAAGTTCATTGCAAAGCATAGCAATCAGACCTGTTGCATCCTCTCACCTTACTATCATTGCGAATGGGAAAACAAATCGATTGTCACTGTTAGTGATAAAAAGTATGAGCTCAAAGGTTACTGTTCTGGCTTGTCTTTGGAGAAGAGCACAACATCTCAAGTTTGCCGCATTAGAAATCCTGCGACCCGCAAAGTACTCTACTTGCCAGATGCACACGATGAGGGTTCCAAAGAATTAATGGACCTCGGTTTGAATTCACTCACTGGTGAGTGTAAAGTGTTCCGTGTCTATTTCGATACGGCACAGGAACAGGTAGGTATTGAAGTGATAACAATTGGAAAGGATGAAATGTGGAGACCTTTgcacaaacaaaacaagaattGGCTGGGACGAGGCAAACCGGTGCTGAAACAATCTCGCTGTGGGGCAGATAAGGTTGAATGGGCTCTTCACTTACCCGAAATTATAACCGAGGGACGTAAGTTGTGCTTACAAATTCATTCTCTTGATCTGTGGAGTGAACGTCTCACCACTACTACTCTGCCTCAAGGAGCTTTCATAGATTTGGAGAATCTCTGGCCTTTTCTTTGGGATAATCGTCCAGCCGTTGCTGGTATAGTAGGGGGGGACCTTCACATCTTGGTGTTAGTAGACTTCAAGGAGCACAAATGGAGTCAAAACAAGATCATCTTTCCCTTGAAAAATTTAGAGGTCGACGACACAATTTTGACGGATAAAATTGCACTCATACAAGGTCGTTCAAATCAACTCGTGTTTCTAAACGGAGAACAACTTATTTCATATGACATTGAAAAAAAGACTGTTAAGGTTTTTGCCAATTTAGAATCCCTGAAGGAACGAATACCTCGACTTAAGTCAACCCTCGTTACTCTCAAGGAAATGACATCAGAAATTAAAGGAGCACAAGACTAGAGCAATGATGTGTACTTTCACTCCACATGGATTCCTTGTTTGCAAAATCTCGTCTTTCTGTTCATCTTTTTAGATTGTTTATGTTACAGTTTATGCTGCTCTCCAAAGGGAAGTTTGAACTTTTTAGCCACACCAGTTGGAACATAGCACTTGTGCCAATATTACATTATATGTTTTGCTGAGTTTTGTCATGTCATGTGGAAACATAGCTAGTAACCCTTAATTTAGTTGTACCAGttgctaaattttagttttctaGCTAAATTAAAAACAACCCTACAAGCCTATGTGTTGCGAAACATATATAGGAGAGTCCCCATACCAGAATTTCTCGTCTAAAAACCTCTAAATAGTAAACTTGCAGGCCTTTACCACAGTACGTGGTGGAAAAGAATTGAGCCCTTGCATGACTGTGTGGATTCGAATCCCATCGGTGGCTAATCTAATATCTTATCTAACAAAACCTAtcgtttgacccaaaaaaaagaacTTGCAGGCTGAGGTGTTATCATGGAATTTAGATCACTGTAAAATTCATCTCTCTCGACTTTTTAtttctgcttttcttcttttaagtAATTTAACATGGAATTTTGGTGATTCGAAAGTTGTATGTTTTGGTTTTAGAACATTTTTCCAGAACCTTTCTGGAATTCAGCACTAGGGTTTTtatacaaattattccaaacaTGAATTATTGAATCCCAAAAGCGCttgttctttcaataatttTTGTTTCCCATCAATCTCTTCCACTGATAAAATAAAGATTTATACCCTCTGAAGATGACTTCAGTTAACTTTCTGATACAGTAAACGAGTGGTGCGACCAGAAGCATCGGAGCTTCCCTTTGAGATTATCGTTGAGATTTTGAGCTGGTTGCCTGTAGAGTCTTTGGTAGGTTCAAGTGTCTGTGCAAGTTATGGTGTTTGTTGATTGGTCAGGACTATGAGTTTATCGCAAAACATGAGAGCCTGGCCTGTTACGAGCGGCTTCCTACCGATTATAATTTCAACATTGAAAGCCGTTATGCTGGCTTATTTCAGGAGAAGAGTGGTTCTTCTCAAGTTTGTCGGATCAGAAACCCTGCAACCCGACAAGTACTTTACTTGCCAGATGCACATGAGGGTGTCGTACAAATGGACATCATTTTCAATTCACTCACTCATGAATGTAAAGTGGTATGTGTTCATTATCTCGATCGAGAAGCAATGCACTTAGGATTTGAAGTCCTAACGGTAGGGAAGGATGACAAAATATCCTTGAAACAACCAAACCAAAACTTTTGGGAACATGACAGACTGGTGGTGGAACAACATTTTTCACTTCAGATAAGGATGGAGGGATTGTTCATTTACCTGAAATTCTAACAGATGGACATGATTTGTACCTAGAAGTTCATTCTCTTGATTTGTATGAAAACAAAACGTTGCAGCTTATGTAACTAAAAGGTTTCAAACTGCTCCTAAAGAGAGTAATAAAGCAAGATTGTCTAACATGAACATGAAGTAAACAAGATTCTCTAAGATGACATCATATCGCTTTCTGGTCTCATTCCCTTCAAACTCATCAGGCTTGGCATATACATAGCAAAACTGCGAAACATATTTTCTCGAGTTTGTCGCGTCATGTGGAAACATAGCTAGAAGCTCTTAATGTTTTGGTGACCAAAACTTGTAGGAGTGGTTGAATTTTCTCTAGTTCACATCAAAACTGTGTATTTGATTCATGACTAGCGTAACAGTGACCGAGGGTCTACTTCGTACTTTTCTTCTATGTCTGATTGggatttgttaattttgttttgtcaTTCTAGCTTTGAATTAATCCCATGTCCAATACGATGGGACAATGTGTTGCTACCTATTGGAAGTAGGGTTCAATGTTGGAAGAATATTGGAAGAATAATGCAAGAAGGGTCTGTAGGGTTCAAAGGGTCCGTAGGGTTCAATGATAATGCATCCATTTGTTTAAGTTCTTTGATAGATAACAGCTCATCCTAGTGCTATGTTAGCTGGTTGTTATTCCTCCAGCTTTGTAAAGCTAATTAATAGTTTAAGTTAGAGAGAGTGGAAGGCACAATGATGCTTTGTTTAGCTGTCAGGAAGGTCATAATGATGCTGCGATTGCTGCCATTATTCTCTTCCTTTCCGCTCCACCCTCctgcttgtttttcttttcatatataTGCTGTCCTTGTAGCTGGTTCTTCCTTATGAAAATTACATCATAAattcatcatggtatcagagcgggcATCATCCTGAGCCAGTTCTGTATATTGAAACTgctgtgtttattttttttttttcaaaaacaatgGCAGATGGAAGTATCATTGCTTCTCCATCTGTAAGCGCTTCTGAAATGGATATCAATCCAAACCAACGACTCAGTTCAGTATTATTGAATGAGTTTAATTATTTGCCATGGGCAAGGGCTGTTAGTCTTGCTCTCGGTGGAAGATCCAAACTTGGTTTCATCAATGGCAGCCAACCTGCACCAAATGCTTCTTCTCCAGAATATGGAGGGTGGCTATGTAAAGATCAACTGGTCATGTCATGGTTGTTAAATTCTATGGAAAGGAATATTGCTGAAATCTTCAGCTATTCCGAGTCATCTCTCATCCTTTGGACCACCGTGAAGGAGATGTATGGCAATCAAAACAATGCAGCTCGCATCTTTCAACTCAAGAAGGATATCTCCAACATACAGCAAGAAGGTAAAAGCTTTGTCCAACATCTTGGTTCTTTGAGAAGCATGTGGAATGAGTTAGATGTGTACAGACCTCACACAACTGATCTCTCTGTGCTCCTTAAAAGAactgaagaagataaaatttttCAATTATTGTCTAGCTTGAGCTCAGAATATGAGGATTTGAGAAGTCACATTCTCATGAACTCGGAGCTACCATCCTTCACTAGTATCTGTGCAACTATCCAACGTGAGGAAGTAAGGAGAAAAGTCATGAACAATGGTATAAAAACCAACGTGACAGAAGCTAGGGCTTACCTGACAAATGAAAAAAGATATAAAGGGAAAAATCCTCATTTAAAGTGCCTACATTGTGACAACATCGGGCATGTGAGAGACAAGTGCTGGATCCTACATCCAGAACTCAAACCTGACTTCATGAAGGATAAATCCGCACCAAAGACAAGTCGAGCACACCCTCGTGCCAACACTGCAACATCTTCATCTATCAACAATGTTGATACCTATCAACAGTTCACTGCAAATCCTGCCACCCTTTTAAATGAGTTCGCAGCGtatcttcaacaaaagaaaggaaaagaggaTGGATCGGTTGATCATAAAGATGGAAGTACTACTGCATTGATGGGCAAATTTGCAGGTTTTTTAGCTGATGCCGATTATGTACCTCAGACAGACTTGAAAGGTATCGTAACTGCTTTCCAAACTGCTCTTAAAATAAATGAGTTACATGATTTTTGGGTTGTAGATTCTGGTGCCACAGACCATATGACTAATCAATTGTCAAAGTTACATAGATTTGAGAAACTACATAATCATTCACATGTATCTGTTGCTAATGGTGAAGGTGCTAGGATTGTAGGAAAGGGAAAAATCCACCTGATATCTGATCAAATAGAGTCTATGGCCCTATATGTCCCATCATTTCCATTTCAACTTCTCTCAGTGGGAAGAATCACAAATTCCTTAAATTGTTTGGccattttttcaccaaaaactgtcATTTTTCAGGATTGTATAACCAAGAGGACGATTGGTGAGGGGTTTTACCTTGATGGTCTCTATTACATATCAAAAAGCTCTTCCTGTGGATTTCATGCCAAGTCAAAGTCCATCCATACCTCCATTCAAGCTTTCTCTTTGTGGCACCAACGTCTAGCTCATCCATCTCAACCTATCTTATCCACCTTATTTCCTGACTTAGGCAAAGAATCAACCCACTGTGAAACTTGCCATTTGTCAAAGGCAACAAGACTACCTCTAGGGTCTTCGATGTCTAGAGTTTCTCACTTTTTTGAGCTTGTACACTCTGATATATGGGGACCAACAAGTGAATCTTTTGATGGTTATAAATATTTCATAacttttgttgatgattattcaagagcCACCTGGTTATATTTGTTAAAATCAAAAAGTGAGGTGATGGAAGTGTTTAAGGACTTTCACAATCTTgtcaaaaatcatttttcttctcaaatcaaaaccctaaggTCTGATAATGGCACAGAATACATGTCCCAAGTCATGACTCAATATTTGAGCAACAATGGCATCATACATCAAACTAGCTGTGTTGgcacaccccaacaaaatggtgttgccgagAGAAAAAACCGAGATCTCCTTGAAAAAACTAGGGCATTGATGTTACAAATGAATGTACCAAAACGTTTTTGGTCTCAAAGCGTCATGACAGCAGCTTACCTGATCAACAGGTTACCTAGTAGGGTTTTGGGGTTCAAATCCCCAATGGAGATAATCAAGAACAGAAAGGTGGACTTATCTCACCTTAAAGTCTTTGGATGCATCTGTTTTGTTCATGTTCAGTCATTACATCGAGACAAACTTGATCCTAGGGCAACTAAATGCATTTTCCTTGGCTACTCGTCCACACAAAAAGGGTATAAGTGTTATAATCCACAACTTAAGAGATTAATTGTTTCAAGGGATGTTCAATTTCATGAAACTAACTCTTATTACAGTAAGTCTCTGGATAGTACAAGTCAGGGGGAGATTATCTTGGACAGTTTTCCACTGCCAAGGACTGAGATATTCAACAATGCGGGTGATCAACCTCACACAATGGATCTTGTGGCTCCAAATCAACCGAATTCATATGACGACAGCAACATGCCTGTAGAAGATGAAACTCTACGTGGTATTGATCCTGAAGAACCTTCAGAAGAGTCTCCTCCTACCATACCTCGACGAAATCCAACTCGTGAGAGACACCCACCAGCAAGACTGCAAGACTTTGTTACGTACAAGCTCAAGCACCCCTTATCCAACTACTGTTCTTACCAAAGGTTGTCTCCTAATTACACTGCCTATTTGAGTAATATATCTGCGCATGAAGAGCCTCAATCATTTCAAGAAGCCAACCAATCCCAAGTGTGGCAGCAAGCAATGCAGGATGAACTGCATGCACTCGATCAACATAAAACCTGGAGCATTGTGCCACTGCCCAAAGGAAAGAAGATAGTAGGCTGCAGATGGATATACAAGATTAAATTCAACTCGGATGGGTCTATTGAAAGACACAAGGCACGATTAGTGGCCCGTGGCTTCACTCAAACATTTGATGTGGATTACAAGGAAACCTTTGCTCCCGTTGCTAAGATGAACACAGTGCGTGTACTCTTGTCTGTGGCTGTCA carries:
- the LOC114827801 gene encoding putative F-box protein At1g47790; this translates as MMCYYQRRKRPTQVSSELPFEIISEILSWLPVLSLLKFKCVCKQWFLLLQDYKFIAKHSNQTCCILSPYYHCEWENKSIVTVSDKKYELKGYCSGLSLEKSTTSQVCRIRNPATRKVLYLPDAHDEGSKELMDLGLNSLTGECKVFRVYFDTAQEQVGIEVITIGKDEMWRPLHKQNKNWLGRGKPVLKQSRCGADKVEWALHLPEIITEGRKLCLQIHSLDLWSERLTTTTLPQGAFIDLENLWPFLWDNRPAVAGIVGGDLHILVLVDFKEHKWSQNKIIFPLKNLEVDDTILTDKIALIQGRSNQLVFLNGEQLISYDIEKKTVKVFANLESLKERIPRLKSTLVTLKEMTSEIKGAQD